A genomic segment from Amycolatopsis camponoti encodes:
- a CDS encoding 5-oxoprolinase subunit B family protein, with product MTVRLLPCGRRAVLVELDDVLGFQAALARLGPAGVEELVPAARTLLVRFDPAVTDADRLGALLREVSPVDSAVSASAEVVIPVRYDGEDLADVAAEAGLRISEVIARHSAGSYVSAFCGFAPGFAYLSGSDPALHVSRRSTPRTRIPAGSVAIAGEYSAVYPSASPGGWRLLGRTDVPVWDVERDPPNLLPPGTRVRFEAVTA from the coding sequence ATGACCGTCCGGCTGCTGCCGTGCGGGCGGCGCGCGGTGCTGGTGGAACTGGACGACGTGCTGGGGTTCCAGGCCGCGCTTGCCCGCCTCGGCCCGGCGGGCGTCGAGGAGCTGGTCCCGGCGGCGCGGACGCTGCTGGTCCGCTTCGACCCGGCGGTGACGGACGCGGACCGCCTGGGCGCCCTGCTACGCGAGGTGTCCCCTGTGGACAGTGCGGTGTCCGCTTCGGCCGAGGTGGTGATCCCGGTGCGGTACGACGGCGAGGACCTGGCCGACGTCGCGGCCGAGGCGGGCTTGCGCATCTCCGAGGTGATCGCCCGGCACAGTGCGGGTTCGTACGTCTCGGCGTTCTGCGGGTTCGCGCCGGGATTCGCCTACCTGTCCGGTTCGGACCCGGCACTGCACGTCTCGCGCCGGTCGACACCGCGGACGCGCATCCCGGCGGGGTCGGTGGCGATCGCCGGGGAGTACAGCGCGGTCTACCCGAGCGCGTCGCCCGGCGGCTGGCGGCTGCTCGGCCGGACGGACGTGCCGGTGTGGGACGTCGAACGCGACCCGCCGAACCTGCTGCCACCGGGCACGAGGGTGCGGTTCGAGGCGGTGACGGCGTGA
- a CDS encoding biotin-dependent carboxyltransferase family protein, whose product MKLEVVRPGFTTTVQDLGRPGHAALGVGRSGAADRASFRLANRLVGNPADAAALEVTLGGLVLRASAVTTVAVTGALCPVSPGGMNAPMTLWPGDELVLGTASHGLRCYVAVRGGIDVTPVLGSRSTDTLGKLGPPPLAAGMLLPVGTPGAFPVADLAPRAALPAAPVLRVTPGPRRDWFTSPDDLLSTVYTVSPDSDRVGIRLTGPPLSRAREGELPSEACVPGSVQVPPSGRPILFHADSPTTGGYPVIAVVEEDDLDVAAQLRLGQTVSFRPAS is encoded by the coding sequence GTGAAGCTCGAAGTCGTGCGGCCGGGGTTCACGACGACGGTGCAGGACCTCGGCCGGCCCGGCCACGCGGCGCTCGGCGTCGGCCGGTCCGGCGCGGCCGACCGCGCGTCGTTCCGGCTGGCCAACCGGCTGGTCGGGAACCCCGCGGACGCCGCGGCGTTGGAAGTGACGCTGGGCGGTCTGGTGCTGCGCGCCTCGGCCGTCACGACGGTGGCGGTGACCGGCGCGCTGTGCCCGGTGTCGCCGGGTGGCATGAACGCGCCGATGACGTTGTGGCCGGGCGACGAACTGGTGCTGGGCACGGCTTCGCACGGTTTGCGTTGCTACGTCGCGGTGCGCGGCGGGATCGACGTCACGCCGGTGCTCGGCTCGCGGTCGACCGACACGCTCGGCAAGCTGGGGCCGCCGCCGCTCGCCGCCGGGATGCTGCTGCCGGTGGGCACGCCCGGCGCCTTCCCGGTGGCCGACCTGGCGCCGCGTGCGGCGTTGCCGGCCGCGCCGGTCCTGCGCGTCACGCCGGGACCGCGTCGCGACTGGTTCACCTCGCCGGACGACTTGCTGTCCACTGTGTACACGGTTTCGCCGGACTCGGACCGCGTCGGGATCCGGCTGACCGGGCCGCCGCTTTCCCGCGCACGGGAAGGGGAACTGCCGTCCGAGGCGTGCGTGCCCGGGTCGGTGCAGGTGCCGCCGTCGGGCCGGCCGATCCTGTTCCACGCCGACTCCCCGACGACGGGCGGGTACCCGGTGATCGCCGTCGTCGAGGAGGACGACCTCGACGTCGCGGCCCAGCTGCGGCTGGGCCAGACCGTGAGCTTCCGTCCCGCGTCGTGA
- a CDS encoding LamB/YcsF family protein yields the protein MDLNSDLGEGFGAWKMGDDEAMLDIVTSANIACGFHAGDPSVMRRVCDLAAERGVAIGAHVGYHDLAGFGRRALDIAPADLADEVLYQIGALDAFARAAGSRVTYVKPHGALYNTAAVDVEQAAAIVDGLRRYDPGLALLCLPDSEMQRQAEKAGVVAYAEAFADRAYTADGKLVSRKKPGAVLHDADVVARRAVGMATGGVVTEDGTELELRPDSLCVHGDTPGAVELAKRIAAALTEGGIELGAFTG from the coding sequence ATGGATCTGAACAGCGATCTCGGCGAAGGCTTCGGCGCCTGGAAGATGGGCGACGACGAAGCCATGCTCGACATCGTGACCAGCGCGAACATCGCGTGCGGCTTCCACGCCGGCGACCCGTCGGTGATGCGGCGGGTGTGCGACCTGGCGGCCGAGCGCGGGGTCGCGATCGGCGCGCACGTCGGGTACCACGACCTGGCCGGCTTCGGCCGGCGCGCGCTCGACATCGCGCCGGCCGACCTGGCGGACGAGGTGCTCTACCAGATCGGGGCGCTGGACGCGTTCGCCCGCGCGGCGGGCAGCCGCGTGACGTACGTGAAGCCGCACGGCGCGTTGTACAACACCGCGGCGGTGGACGTCGAGCAGGCCGCGGCGATCGTCGACGGCCTGCGCCGGTACGACCCCGGGCTCGCGCTGCTCTGCCTGCCGGACTCGGAAATGCAGCGGCAGGCGGAAAAAGCGGGCGTGGTGGCGTACGCGGAGGCGTTCGCCGACCGGGCCTACACGGCCGACGGCAAGCTCGTGTCGCGCAAGAAGCCGGGCGCGGTGCTGCACGACGCCGACGTGGTGGCCCGGCGCGCGGTCGGCATGGCCACCGGCGGCGTCGTCACGGAGGACGGCACCGAGCTCGAGCTGCGCCCGGACTCCCTGTGCGTGCACGGGGACACGCCGGGCGCGGTGGAGCTGGCCAAGCGGATCGCGGCCGCGCTGACCGAGGGCGGCATCGAGCTGGGGGCGTTCACCGGATGA